The sequence CCATTCTCTTCAATTCATCGACATGTTGAAAGCGATTCTCAAAAATATTTTCAGTCACAATACTTATCCCTTTACATGTGGTTAAAAAAGCGGTCATAGGCTGCTGTAAATCAGTGGGATATCCTGGGTATGGGAATGTTTTAACATCGATAGCCTTAGGCTCAATTCCAGTTGCCTTAACCCAAATAAAATCGTCTCCTTCTTCTATTTTTATTCCAGCTTCCCTTAATTTTGCCGTTACAGGTTCTAAGTGTTTAGGGATGACATCACAAACCTTAACATCACCTTTAGTGGCAGCTGCAGCTACCATAAAAGTTCCAGCCTCTATCCTATCAGGAATTACTGTATGAACACAGCCAGTTAATTCTTCCTTCCCTTGTATCCTTATAACATCAGTTCCAGCACCCCTGACAGTAACCCCTATTGAACTTAAAAAGTTCGCCACATCAACAACTTCTGGTTCCTTTGCCGCATTTTCTATTATAGTTAAGTTTTCACAACGGGCTGCCGCTAGCATGGTATTAATTGTAGCACCCACAGAAACTATATCCATATAGACAGAACCACCACATAAGCGGTCAACCTTTAGCTCTACTTCTCCACCAACTAGCTTCACCTTTGCTCCCATAGCTTCGAAACCTTTTAAATGTTGATCTATAGGCCTTGGACCGATTTGACAACCACCGGGCAATGCCACTTTAGAACGTTTAAATCTTGCTAAAAAAGCACCCATTAAATAATATGATGCCCGTAATTTCTTTACTAAATCATGGGGAGCATGATAGGTGTTAACTGTAGTAGGATCAATAGTAACAGTAGTTTCATCATGCCATGTTATTTTTGCTCCTAATTGTTCTAAAATGTTAGTTAAAATTTTAACATCACTAATTGCTGGTAAGTTTTCAATTTTACAAGGTCCTCCCGCAACAATAGTGGCAGGTAATATAGCAACAGCGGCATTTTTAGCTCCACTGATATTAACTTGTCCTCTTAAAACTTGTTTCCCTTTTACTAATAATTTTTCCAAGGTCTTTTCCTCCTACTATAATCTCATATAATTTCATATTTAATTTTATTCAACAAAAAATAATAAATTCCTGCTATTATAATTTCTTTTGTATAAGATTGTAAATTTAACTTACAGTATTAAAATAGTATCCAAAGCCCCTTTTTGTCAATATATATTCAGGTTTGCTAGGATTATTCTCGATTTTCTCCCTTAATCGATGAATAGTGACGTCTACGGTTCTGGTATCTCCATCACTGGCAAATCCCCAAACTTCCTTTAATAACTGTCCTCTAGTAAAGACTTTCCCTTTATTTTGAAGAAGAAAAAATAATAATTCAAATTCTCGCTGACTTAAGTCAATTTTCTTTTCTTTTTTTCTAACTTGTTGTAAATTAGGATAAATTTCTAGTTCCTCTTTATTTTTACTTTTATTATTTAGATAGTGATATCTTCTCAAATGGGCTTTTACCCTTGCTACTAATTCTTTATTACTAAAGGGTTTGATGATATAATCATCAGCTCCAACTTCAAAGGCTTTAACTTTATCTTCTTCTTCACTACTATCAGCGATCATTATAACAGGACAGTCTAATAAATTCCTTATTTCCTCGCAGATTTTAAAGTTTTCAAAGGTAACTTCCAAATTTAAAAGTACTAAATCGGGATTGTTATTAACAAAGTTTGTATAATTTCGAGATAAACACTGATGCAAAATAAATCCTTCTTTTTCTAAAAATTCCTTTGTTAAATTTATATCACCTATATTATCTATAATAAGGAGTTTCGAGTCTTTTGTTTTAATTGACATTGTCATTTCCCCTTAAAAGAACTTACTCCAATTTGTCTCAATCCAATTTATATAGTTTCTTTCAAAATCTATTAAAGATAGACCAAAAAGATTTTTGATGGCATTTTCAAAGGTATTCCCTTTTGCTAATTGGTGAAGTATTTTTAAATGAACTTCATCACCATAAACCTCTTCTAAGAATATACCAATTGTTAATGCTTGTCTATAGGCCAATGCTTGATTGTCTAGATTATAAAAATTTTTAGATAGATCACTGAATGAATAAAGTTTTTCTGGATTTTGGTTGTTTTCATCAATCCATTGTATATTTAGATATTTTAATTCTTCTAATTGAGCTAAGGCTTCTGTATACCAATCCGGATAATTTCCCTTTGTTATAAAATCCACAAAAAAATGGGTCATCTCATGGTGTAATGGCCCGTAATTTTTATATACACTTTTTATATCT is a genomic window of Anaerobranca gottschalkii DSM 13577 containing:
- a CDS encoding UDP-N-acetylglucosamine 1-carboxyvinyltransferase — translated: MEKLLVKGKQVLRGQVNISGAKNAAVAILPATIVAGGPCKIENLPAISDVKILTNILEQLGAKITWHDETTVTIDPTTVNTYHAPHDLVKKLRASYYLMGAFLARFKRSKVALPGGCQIGPRPIDQHLKGFEAMGAKVKLVGGEVELKVDRLCGGSVYMDIVSVGATINTMLAAARCENLTIIENAAKEPEVVDVANFLSSIGVTVRGAGTDVIRIQGKEELTGCVHTVIPDRIEAGTFMVAAAATKGDVKVCDVIPKHLEPVTAKLREAGIKIEEGDDFIWVKATGIEPKAIDVKTFPYPGYPTDLQQPMTAFLTTCKGISIVTENIFENRFQHVDELKRMGANIKVEGRSAIIEGVETLEGAEVKATDLRAGSTLVIAGLMAEGVTKISNVEHIKRGYANIDKKFKGLGVDIQFIEE
- a CDS encoding response regulator transcription factor, which translates into the protein MSIKTKDSKLLIIDNIGDINLTKEFLEKEGFILHQCLSRNYTNFVNNNPDLVLLNLEVTFENFKICEEIRNLLDCPVIMIADSSEEEDKVKAFEVGADDYIIKPFSNKELVARVKAHLRRYHYLNNKSKNKEELEIYPNLQQVRKKEKKIDLSQREFELLFFLLQNKGKVFTRGQLLKEVWGFASDGDTRTVDVTIHRLREKIENNPSKPEYILTKRGFGYYFNTVS